In the genome of Triticum urartu cultivar G1812 chromosome 5, Tu2.1, whole genome shotgun sequence, one region contains:
- the LOC125507425 gene encoding collagen alpha-2(I) chain-like has product MGVRRPGRNPNRSGVIGRRGSIGIFPTKGPAASPTSEKGHGLRGRGRGRGRGRGRGGPSPGSAPGGSGAAPLGPGSPAPTGFFAPYGALIPGLSAARAPWAAPNAAGVLDPRPPAPHQAYPVLSSSSNGPTWEQYNQLYVALQGLSMQQQHAGGAPDWFLDTGATSHVAGPSHGEAHHEVQ; this is encoded by the exons ATGGGGGTGAGGCGGCCGGGGAGGAACCCTAACCGCAGCGGCGTCATCGGGCGGAGGGGATCGATT ggcatatttccaacaaaaggACCCGCTGCCTCTCCGACCAGCGAAAAGGGCCATGGCTTGCGCGGGCGTGGTCGCGGCCGTGGCCGTGGCCGTGGCCGCGGCGGCCCATCCCCCGGTAGCGCTCCTGGTGGGAGCGGCGCCGCTCCCTTGGGCCCTGGCTCGCCCGCTCCAACAGGCTTCTTTGCTCCTTATGGGGCCCTCATTCCTGGACTGTCTGCAGCGCGGGCTCCCTGGGCTGCGCCGAACGCCGCGGGCGTGCTCGACCCACGCCCTCCTGCACCTCATCAGGCCTACCCCGTGTTGTCGTCGTCCTCCAATGGGCCTACTTGGGAGCAGTATAACCAGCTATACGTTGCTCTCCAGGGCCTCTCCATGCAGCAGCAGCACGCCGGTGGCGCGCCGGACTGGTTCCTCGACACGGGCGCTACGTCGCACGTCGCTG GACCTAGCCACGGGGAAGCTCATCATGAGGTCCAATAG